The following coding sequences lie in one Polynucleobacter necessarius genomic window:
- a CDS encoding phosphate-starvation-inducible protein PsiE, producing the protein MNPTSPKDASKLEDAIERWTVPIGNLLVSLFHRIALFGIGAATVWSAAVAFLGMVSKGSASIEDLLLLFIYLEIGAMVGIYFKTNHMPVRFLIYVAITAVTRLIIDLVNTKHEADMAILLMGLTILILALANAVVRYASFKFPSRSGDNE; encoded by the coding sequence ATGAACCCTACTTCACCCAAAGATGCGTCTAAGTTAGAAGATGCTATTGAAAGATGGACTGTTCCGATTGGAAATTTACTTGTTTCCCTATTTCATCGGATCGCACTTTTTGGAATCGGCGCCGCAACTGTTTGGTCAGCCGCTGTTGCCTTTTTAGGAATGGTGAGCAAGGGATCCGCTTCAATTGAAGATCTGCTGCTGCTATTTATATATCTAGAAATTGGCGCAATGGTCGGTATTTATTTCAAGACCAATCATATGCCCGTTCGCTTTTTGATTTATGTCGCGATCACTGCAGTTACCCGCCTCATTATTGACTTAGTAAATACTAAACATGAAGCAGACATGGCCATTCTCTTGATGGGACTAACCATTCTTATCTTAGCTCTAGCAAATGCGGTAGTGCGCTACGCTTCATTTAAGTTTCCAAGCAGAAGCGGAGATAACGAGTAA